atattcatgacaaggattatatttatatatggaCAGAATAACCAGAagttttaatctaaaaataattgagaattaaCATTAAACTGAGATAGAACTACGGTTTGCAACTCGATTGGTGCCCTATTGCACAAGGTTGTTTTGGCTTAGTATGAGTCTTACAAATTTGTTCCAAAAAGACATTTTGCTAGGGAGAGGACGTCCTGTGGCTTATAAGTCGCTCAAACAGATCTTCGTTAATTTGCAACCAATGTGGGATGCCTTGCATAGCATCTTGAATGACCtataaatgaaatcaaatatttgCTTTTGTCGTTAATTATTTTCGACTAATAACATGTTTGTcctgaatttaatttaattttttggtggTCTACATCGAATTAATTAATGGTaataaagaaatgaattaagtCAACGatagagaaaagaaatgaattgtTTTACCAACCCTATATGAACGTACATACTTTTACCTTTACGTACTCAATAATATTTGTCATCTAAATCGtacccaaaattaaataaataattatcgtCATAATCATGTTTTTCCATAACTTATCTACCTAAAaagagattaattaattaattaattactgcgaaatcaacataattaaatagGAGTCATACATATATTCCACAAATTAacatttatttacatatatatatatatatatatatatgaatttattaattgcaaAATATGGTAACAAAGTACGATATGATTAGTACAGTAGTACATATACATATCATCAATGATTATTACATGcattatcattaattagtCGACagattatatgtattaatatgtGTTGTTAACGAAGCCATCAACATTACCTGTCCCAGCTGCTGTGTGTCCTAATGTTGTGACAATCAAGAAGAAGTAATCCAACGATGATTACTTGTTCATATTTACAGGTCATTATTAGCTTggaaaacattaattttcttacatttaCAGACTTAATATTCACattgagtaaattaatttatttttctaatcgGGACGGCGATTACATCcttacattaatattaatatcaatcgatgaacttatattattatagagttatatatattacaagaaATCCACATTAATCGAGATAAATACTCGTTGCAATAAACTCACATTAAGTGTGATAAATACTGTGCAAAATCATGTCTTGGAATTTATTTATCAGTTTTAATCACTAAGCCAAGACATTTTTTATTGGTAGGAAATTAATACACTCGAGcttgcaaaattaatattgttagttaaaattaattaaatttgagcagttataactttaatttatatattgattataattatgggGATGATGATGCAGTAGTCTCCTTCCTTAGTCCTCAAACTATGGCTACAGATCAGTATTCAgttaattctttattaattcCATCTGATCTCCCTATATTACAAAAGTAAAAGCATGTCATTTGTTGTAATAAAGTCAAAGGGGGAATTAATGATGGTCATTATTTGATGCAATGAATAGTTCTACTGTTAGTCGGCACAGATTTGAATATCAAGTAAAATGCTGTCACACCACAAGAATTAAGCCTAGACTTGAGAGTTGTAACCCGAATCAACaacaaatactttaaaaatgggacaaaattataataaaagttgacatatatatatatatatatgtacatttataGGACTTGAACTCACAATCTTTTAATTACGAGACATCAACTTTATCAATCGAGTAAGATCTGGTTGGCTTATTACCTAACTTCAATGAAACtagaaaaagtattttatatgcTGCCATATGGAAAAGCCGCGTAAACTAATAATTGTCCTAATTATGgtcaaattaagaaataattataaacataagGGTAATTAGTGAGAATGGTTTTGTTGTGGGGTAGAAaatgcatcatcatcatctgatcaagaaaatgatgaaatttgagTTTATGGGCATGGTGTCACCGTCCATTGCATGTCTCCAAAGGCTGCCCTAATCAGATGTAATTATTGAACATAAATCatagtattaaaaaaacagaaaGCGTTGACATTCCAAGGTGGCAGGAAAATCATTGTCATTGCTCCTTTATAAATAGGCCTTTGTGGGCAACCTCTTAAGCACCACAGCTAGTAATAGTACTACAGCCAACTGCAAAAAGACAGCCAacttttattatcatatatacACTGTTTCACTATAGTTATATTTGTGCTTAATTGTGTTTGTGTTATCGATGGCGATTCCGGTGATTGATTTCTCAAAGATTGAAGGAGATGAGAGAGCCAAGACTCTGGCTCAGATCGCTAGTTGTTGTGAAGAGTGGGGATTCTTTCAGGTATGTGAACATGACTTGGAACGTTTTTCTATTAGTTTTCGGAAATAGCTTATGATCATGCTAGTACTTTTACATGTGTGTGATCATGTTCTTGAATTTAGGACATGTTAATTGATTGTATATGTGTAAGTATATGATAGTTGATCAATCATGGGATCTCTGAGGAGCTCTTGGAGAGGGTGAAGAAGGTTGCCTCTGAATGCTACAAGCTTGAAAGAGAGCCCGGTTTCAAGAATTCGAAACCCGTGCAGCTGCTGAATGAATTGATAGAGAAGAAGAGTGATGGGAAGGTAGAGAATGTGGACTGGGAGGATGTTTTTTTGCTTTCCGATGAAAATGAGGATGATTGGCCGTCAGGAACTCCTAGTTTCAAGTAAGCAcaatgtctttttttttttcaactgtTCTAACATTGTGTTTTCGAATAATTCATGTTGTTTTATTGAGCATTGACGaaagaatttaaaagaaattcagTTCAGTTGCGTTCATGCATGTCAACATATGGACTATCAAATGGTGAATAATTCGTTTTGGCTGCCATGATTAACAACAGGGAAACCATGAAGGAATACAGGGTTGAATTAAGGAAACTAGCAATCAAAGTCATGGAAGTAATGGACGAGAACTTAGGCTTGCCTAAAGGCTACATCAACAAGGTCTTCAACGGTGGAGAAGACGAGCAAGCTGCCTTTTTCGGTACCAAGGTGAGCCACTATCCACCATGCCCCCACCCAGAGAAGGTGAATGGGCTTCGAGCCCACACGGATGCCGGGGGCGTGATCTTACTATTCCAAGATGATGAGGTAAAGGGTCTTCAAATCTTGAAAGATGGAGAGTGGATTGACGTGCAGCCCCTAAAAAATGCAATAGTGATCAACATTGGCGATCAAATTGAGGTCTTGAGCAATGGGAGGTACAAGAGTGTTTGGCACCAGGTTTTCGCCACGCCAGATGGGAATAGGAGGTCAATTGCTTCATTCTATAATCCATCGCTCAAGGCTACGATTGAGCCTGCAACCAAATCAATCATCCAAAAAGTGgaaaaagaggaggaaaatccATCCAAGTACCCTAAGTTTGTGTTTGGCGACTATATGTCTGTTTATGTCGAGCAAAAGTTCCTTCCCAAAGAACCAAGATTCCAAGCTGTGAAGGCGATATAAGGCATTAATGCGAGTCAATTTCTATGTACTCTCTAGTGACAAGAGtacctttctttttccctttgtaCCTCAGATTGTCTGTGTACTTATTCGGGTTATAGAGGTTCTGGTGGGATCTGTGTTAGGGCTATCAAGTTATAGTGAAGAAGTCCCTCAGGCAAAATGTCTAGTTGTGGGCTTATCATCCTTCTTCTATATGTGTGTATGATTGAAGGATGAAGATATAAAATAACTGATAAGGGTGTCAATCTTGTCTTATATTTGTATACTTTGGTATGTCTCTGTCTACTGCAATTTAAAATCCattaatttagtatatatattagctaAACCTTTGAGAATATGTCTGTTGGTGCCATTACAGAAGCTAATTTAGTATACATTAGGTACCTTAAGAGTTTTGTCTGTTGGTACTATTGTCAAAGTTCCAGTTATTTCTATATGACTATGTAAAGTTTATCTGTTATTGGAGAAGATGACTAAATGCAGAAAaatggaatttattttttagcattTCTGCATCTAACATTATCACAATGTAGTACAGGTCAAAAGGACTCGGAACTTGATAATAAACCTTAAAATCTTGAGGAAACAGAGCTCTCTGGTTGATGTGACAGACAAACTTTGGTAAAATccttcatttatttatcttttggtTATAAAGAGGTAATTGTCCATCAAGCCACCATAATTTAGTGAAGTAACTTGATGGGTCAAGAATATGGTCGGTCTTCAGACATTAGATGACATATGACAATGTACAATCAGCTGAATATACAGCCTATCACAATGCTATTTCTGAGTTGAGAAATTTGTAACCTTTGAGCTATATAACCTGTACACTATTATATACATTAgcagagaaaagaaaaaagaaactatatCTTATGGCCTTCAAAGGGCTTTCTGGTCTAGTCTTTCGTTCCAGTTCAAGCAACGAATCAAGCTTCGGAACCAATCACCTGTTTGGTCACACTTGTTGACAGTTGGAAGTGGATGTTGGCTCATAGATATCCGAACAGAATCCCCTCTTGAGAGTTGTTGCCTTCTCTTCCCATCAAACGAGACCCAAGCATTGCTTCGTGCATCCTCTGGAATCTGCCTCAGTTGAAGAAAAGAATAGGGAAGGTAATTACTTGACAATAATGTGTGTAGGCATCATATGGTTGTACGACGAAATGAGGAAATAGTCTAGACACACCATGCTGAAAATGTTGTTTAGATGTGTGAATTTATATGTGATATTAAGTTTGCTAAAAAGTCAGCCAATGTGAAGATACTGCTGTGGAAGAACATCTCTCATTATAACTACCACAAAGAGAAATCTTCCATGTTTTTCATAAGTTCCATGCCTTTACAACTCAACTATTCACCTAATAGGATTTAATGACTAGATACTTGCACCTTTTTTAGTATGATCCACTGAGGACCCTTCCAAATGGTATTGTGCTAAGTGAAGCAAAAAGTCAAAATAGAGGTTCAGAGACATCGTCATCCACCCTGTGACAGTTCATATTTTAAGTTGGATTCAAATGTAAACATGTGGTGAATATTAATGATGTAAAGTAGTTTTTACTTTAGACGAATATTGGCTGTAAAATTAATGtagtttacatataatataccACAGCTAATCTATGTCATATTAAGGGAaacagaaatgaaaatttgtttatGTATGGCtactcattaaatatttagacGTTAGATGTGGCAAAAGAATTTCTGAACCATGCATGATCCGAGATGGATGACAAAAAGTATCGGAAACAGTGATATCTGATCATTGCCATGAGAAACATTATTATCAGTTTGTTCTCAGCAGATTATGAAACAAGAATCCTTACCAAATTGTTCTTATTACTTAAAATGCACAAAGGATACCTTTAATTCAAGCCGAGCAGAATCTGGAAGTATGACTGGTCTGAATGAGAGAGAATGTGGACAAATCGGTGTGAAGAGCATGCATGGGACATTCGGATGGACCTGCACATAAGAATAGCATTTCTTTATACTATTTTACAGATGTAtctcaaaatgaaaatcataGCAAGATCAACCACAAATGCCTATATTCAAAAGTAAAGTTGCATCATTAGTCCAGTCTCCTGTTTAAATTTCGATTGCATACCATCCAATATGGATCAACTTCAGAGAGACAAccattcaataaaaattgttaacTCGGACAATCTCATTGGTCCTTGAAATTTCCAAGTAGAACATCTTTAACAGCTGGTGGTTTCTCATGCTAAAAGTTTCTTACTTTCCAgcattacatataaaatttgaacaatcaTTAAATCAGTTACTATTAGATACTATCATttaatttaggaataattatactagatatttacacaaatcaccccGGGTAGTTTGTATAATGTTGTTGACATTTCGGAAGGATGTATTTTTAGAAAAGCAGGGGTAGTTTATGTAAATGGTGTTGGCATTTCTGGTGGTGTAtgtataacttttcaaaaaacgcatgggtggtttgtgtaaatacaCCATAAATCAGAGAGTAtggatgtaattatccctttaatttaattaacaagaaGCCCAgctaaaagaattaatatttagagTTATTTTCATGGCAGCTTACCATAGAACCTCCAGCAGCTGTGGAATAAGCTGTACTTCCAGTAGGAGTGGCAACTATAACTCCATCACCTTGTACCTAGCAAAAGTATGATAGAGACGGTCATAAACACAACATAagtaccttttcttttttactctAATGTTTACTTCAACTGGATGATTTTACAGTAAATTTCAACCATAGTGCAAAGCTAATTCCAGAAACTTCACCCAATAACTTTAAGCACAGTgttcaaccaaaaaaattatttccacTTTCTTCCTAAATTCATAGTGTATCAAGTAACTCAAAATACCTTGGTTATGAGGCGATCATGTTCATAACATTCAATCTTTGAAAGATATGGATTAGAACCACGATCAACTACAATCTCATTGAGgacatcaaatattttgccAGGCATAGCTTTCCCATTTCGAAATATTTCGCACCGTAGACGCATTCTAAGAGTAATATAAACCCCGTCAATTGTGTTGTTTCCATGAATCACTTGTCTTAGATCACTTCTATAATCATCAAACtgcaaagaaaaatcatatgaGTCAGGGAGAAATGTGTTCAGCAAGCTTGAACAGATATTATCAAAGTTTGAGGAAAGAAATGTACAGTATGAGAGGTGAGAAACCCTAGGGATCCAAGATTAAATGAGACAACAGGTGGAACTGCATCTCTGAATAAATTGGATGCATGAAGTATGACCCCATCTCCTCCCAAGCAAACCACAAGATCAACCCTCTCATGAAGGTCACTGTAATAGGGACATGATAGGAGGGTCAAGAACCTCTCAATTAAAACATGAGCACTTTTCCAGAATGACGAGAGCAAAGATAAAAACTAATTCCCTAATCTTGAGCACCTTGTATCTTGACTATAGAACGTCTGGACAAACCCAAATCCTGGAATTCTAGCAAAAACATCATGAACCTCAGGTTCAACAAGAATATTCATCTTCTCCTGGTAATGTAAGAAAGAGGCAACCTGGAGCAAACACGTAACTCACATCAGATTGGTGGTACAAATATTGATGCTTTTGGAAGTTACAGATATTCCAAAAGGTGATAACTACCTGGAAATAAAATGAACACAGTCCTAGATATTAAGAGAAACACACAATGAATCCATCTTGACTTCTGAATTTCAATGCTCACATTTATTGAAATTCAGGAAACGTTGTAAATAACAGGCTCGAAAGCACAGAACACAGGGGAAACAAAATCAATCTAATCACACGATCATATCCATCTATCGTGTTTATCATCTTGAAGAGCTGTGAAAgtgatgaaaatgagaatcACATAGAGTTTATGCTTTTTGGACTAAAGTATAATTAGTTCACACAATACTCCCGTTCCCTATTTGCTCAGTTTTATTGAGAGAAGAGATAGACATGCAACTATTACCAAAAAGTAATATCAAGCTCAAGGAAATGGAATCAGGCTGGAATCTACTTtgtcgtaattttttttccccacgTAATTAAAAGGCAAGTTAAGGAGAAATTTTGCTCAGGGTGTTGAAAGCTTAAAGTGCAGGTTACACATTAATGGAACAGATGCTCCAGCATTGATAAAAAGTATCCATATATAGTACCTAAACAAAAGATGTATACCTCTTTAGCTTCTTCCATGAGTTCATGGCCCAGCTTCTTCAATAACAATACAGTTTTCGGGGTAGATTTCCACAAAAGCATCTGCTGCTGAGTGCTAGGATGAGTGAATGCCAAGGAAGACTCTGTTACCTTTTCTCTGGTGCAAGAAAATCCATCTGTTCTAACTAAGAACATCTCTGCTTTCTTTCTTGACTGCACCCTTACAACACCAGTTGTCGAAGCACACATATTTCCTTCAAGCATATCCAAGTTTTCATCATCTGAAGAGAGATAACTGTCAGCATCACGTCTATTCTGTCCAGCAACCATAGTGGATGTGGCATTCTTTGATAGGTCATTGCTTGTGTAAACAGAACCATTTTCCTTACTCCTGTCATAACCCACACCACTGTTGGTTTTATCTAGATGAGTCATAGGGCTAGAAAGAACAGTAGGATCCTGAAATGACCCATTAGTGAAAGCAACAGTCTGTGGCTTTGATGATAACTCTACGCTGCCAAGTGATCCGTTCATACTCTGTTCTTCATTGATGCTTGATTTAGAGTTGGCTTCTTCCTTCAAGATGGTCCCGTTGTAATTGTACTGCAAAGCAGATAGCATCTCCAATCTCTTCTGTTCGTAACTAAAGTATGTTTCTGGTGAAATCGTTTTACTTCTGAAAAAATTGGACATCTCTTTTCTAGAGAAAATATCAGGAGGAGGTAGTTGAGACTCCAGTGGATTCACATCTTCATTGAAGTCAGTAGTTGATCCTATTCCACCATTACCAGAGATCACAGCAGTGTCCTCAGTGGTTGTCATGTTATTATTAGCTTCGCCAGGGCTTCCCGATTGGTTTTGTCTGGCAGGAGCATCTTGATTATAGACTGCCCCGAGGGTACTATAAGACTTATCAGATTTTTGTTGGAGTGACTCAATGCCATTATGAGATGATTTACCTTCATCAAAGTTCATAGAGAAATCAGAATCTTCAACTGCTCGAGTACCTTGAGGTCTAAGGTCAGTATTACTCACTCGCCTTTGAGTGGATGAGATGCGATCCATGTATTGCTTCCACCTAGAGATCATAGCAGATGTCCTCCGTCTTCCTTCCTTGCTGTGTAAATAAATGGGCTTTTTGCTCGAATCTGACACTAAAGCAGCAAATTGCACAACCTGCTCCATTGAAGGTGCAGTACCAACTTCAACTGGAAGTTTAATCAGTTCAATCTTCCCAGATGAAATAGCTTCACCTAGAGCAGCTTCATAAAAGTTGTCCTTCTCAATCTCTGCTCTGAGATCTATAACAGTTCTGAACCCTTTCTCCAGGAGCCACTTCAAACTTTCTTCTGTAACCTGGCTACCCTTCCAAAAAGCAACCTCGGAGTTTTGTGATTGTGCTTCTCCTTTTGAGGTGGACAAGTAAACAGGATTCCAATTTGCAAACAATGTCTGGCAAGGGCTATCATCCCCTCGGGGAAATCCAGAGTCATAGCATACCATTTTCAATCTTTGCAGTTTTCTCCAAACATTTAAACTTCGATCATCACCAGGTGTCAAATAATTCTCTAGGGCAACATGCAAGCTCTCACAATAACTTTTCATCTCCGAGCGAAAATTTGCAAGTGGGGGAAGCTTATCATCCATTACAGTTTTATCTAAGTCACGGAATGAATTCATGATGGAAGATCGTCCCAAAAGGACATCTTCCCTTCCCTTATTGAGGAGGCATACCATGCAACCAAGAACTGAAACTATTTTATCCTCCAATAACGATTTATCCTCCGGAGGCACATCATAAGAAACACTACATTCTCCAGTCAGTGGATTGCACAATGCATCCATTAGAGCATTATGAAACCGTTCTGCTGCCCTAAAGATTCTACAATAAGCCTCAACTTCAGCAATATCCCCAGGAAGCGGCCCAACCCATGGCAAATGTGAGGATTCATGGGAGTAAATACTCTTCAAATTCATACAAAACTAAGTTAATCTCATGAAGTAGCCAAATTCAGCATATTCAGAAATCTCCATACATAATTCAACATGCAAGAAACCACAATACGTAAATGACacaatcaaaacaaataaacgGCAGCAAGCAGTTCAAGAATGAAACAAGCTTTAATGACATACCACACCAGGAAAGTGATCAAATTGCCTTTTTCTAAATTGGAAAAGAATCACGCAAAAGTAATAACTACATTcattatattaactaaaagGTCAATCACCACCAAAATTAACGACTCAAAAACcctacaaaacaaaataaatacggaaaacaaggaaaaaaaaccgACCTGAGAATCCAAGCCAATGTTCACTGACAGCGAGCTGGACAGCTGAGCACTGACAACAAACCTGAAACGGCGACGCCCCAGCTCCAACCATCTCCTCCTCTTTGAATTCTGCAACACAAACCCGAACCCGGACCTGGAAATCCCGACGCAACTGAGGCGATGACAAACCGACGGCGCTACGAGTGCTCGATTCATGTGGAAGTAGCACAGGCAATtgtaattatagtaattattagaaaaataacaacTAGGAGTTGCCATTGCCTGACGCCACacatcaaaattgattttgctttttcaagaaatcttattctataaaaatcatattaaaaataaatatacattccgtcaaatatgatatttttcaggATATATAGAAAgagggaaattaatttttgtggatGGTATCGATGGAGAGAGTGGCAGCATAAAACGACAATGAGATAGTGCAATTTCTGTGTGCAGgacacaaaataataataataataataataatagtttattcaccttttatcaatttttctgaaataatttatcaattatgttatatttatgttgcattttatttgcgtccctaaataaaataacaaatcaaatgtttgtataattattcttgaaattatacaaaaaaacaaaaaacatatatatctttGCTGCTTTGCCTTGAGTTTCagattgaaaaaattcaatgtcCTAAATTCGagtcacatatttattttattttatataaattatttataatcatattaatataatgattaaattaagAGTTACTCGAATTTGTTCTTTGCTGTTCTTAATAGATTGATTGATGTACCGTTTGAATTGATTTAACACTAGAAAAGTATATCACGTCCTTGATGTGTATATTGTATATAGCTCCACTTTTgagttataatataattaattatattttttaatttggaataaagaaataCACAGAGATGTAAATTACACATTGGAGAAATTGAGAATACTGTACTGTGTCACTCTGTGGTTCATGGTCCCATGTATCACACTCATGTTCACTATATCATCAACAGTATAAGATGCAATTGAATAGTTCTATACATTTTCTTTGATCTGCAGAAAGGATTCTGCAATCCTTGCACAGGTTGCTTGttctatatatacaacaaCTATACTCGTCTTCATCGGTTCGACTATATCAACTAGGACGGCTGTGTCTGACGAAATCGTGCTCTGGACAAGATCAAAGAGAGGATCTCCAAGCACTTGCTGCTAAACTCCCTGGTAGACCTGATAAAGATGGAAGAAACTTGTATGTTTTCAACTTATAAGTGCAAATTTGCACATTCAAGTCCATCCCCATGAGGGGTTTGTTTATGTATTTCCATGATATCAAATCTTTCAACGCATGTAAAAGTTGACAAGGAAAAGAAGGAGCATGAACTAATAGCGAACCTCAGCTGGTATTGGTTTTTGTAATCAAATATGAATCTGACAGCCTAGAAGACGCAATCAATGACGGTGCATCATACCTTTATTATTGTATCAGCTTGACCAACAAATAGCTTCCCTTGCCAGTACAGGAGAGCTGTTATGGTAGAATTACAAGCAATAGATCCAACACGTATGACTTCCATTCCATCCACATCTTCAGATATTTCCTTCAATATCAGAATCTTAGTTAATAAACCCAAAAAATTGGACTAAACACCTTTTCGTTTGTTTCTTTTAGAAGACATCATCAATCAACGCATACCAGTACATGATACATCAGGAAATTcaacattttcatttaaagCATATGCCTAAGGATTGAGACTCGACTCTCTAGGCCTGTTAATTGTAGAGTCTTCGGGCTTGACCCAACCTTATTACTTGAGTAAAGTCTCATCCACTGCTATCCGATTGAATTTCTGTTCATTAATTAGGGGCAAAATTGAATTTACCTGCAGGCCAATTGTCCTGTCCCAGCCCCCACTGAATAGCCATTTCTCCTTCGTGCTAACTGAGAAGACAGCACCTTTGTGGGTCTGTGTGGACTTCATGAGGACATCGTTATGCCATATCTGAAGGAACAAATGAGACTGAAATCAGCAATTCTAAATACTATTTCTATTTAAAGCATGGCTTATCAGCTATTAAATTGCACAAGTATGTAAAGCAAAGCGCCTAAAACGTATCCCCTCATTTACAAAGATAAGGCTTGCAATAGGAAAGAATCAACGGTAACAGGCATTGTAAATGAACAAGACCACACACCAAACCTTATCATCATCTCAAACTTCTGAGAAATTATGAtgcaaagaaataaaatcgAAATATCAGGTAGtccaatgaaaaaaatgaggtGAGATATTAAAGGTCCAAACCTTTGTTgttataacttaaaatttgggACAACCATGGTTTACCTTTATGCTACCATTCTCATGACCAACAAACAGCAAATGATGCTCCATGGAGAGAGACAAAACAGATCCTACATTTCCAGGTTTGTCCTCCACTAATACTGTTAAAGGACTATGGTCACTGAGAGACCATAAACGCACAGTCCCATCCCAGCTTCCACTATAAAGAACGCCATCACATACTATTAGAGATGATACAACAGACTTATGGCCGCTCATAGCACATGACAAGGTATAATCCTGAACAATTAAAGCAATGATGGATTTCAGTTCATGCACACAACCACTGAGATATAACTAGAGGAAGAGATTAGACCTGCAGTGACCATGCCTTTACTAATTTATCTCCACTGCCAGTATACAGATACCCAGTTCCAGAAATGGCCATTGCATGAATGCCACTATAGCGCCAATCCTTTTTCTCATGCAACTTCCTCACAGGCTCTTCAGAAAAGGGAAAAGTGACTTTCCAAATGCATATAACATTTTCATTATCACCACTAATGCATAGTGGCTGTTCGCCATCCACGAAAACGACAGCCATGATTCTATGCTCGTGACCTTTAAATGAGTGTACATGCGAAAGATCCTGAGATAAATTGGACAAAGAAAATACCTGAGATTATAGCACAAGGATCAAACAgacacattttttaaaaagtaagcCCACAGGCAACCAAATTATGATGCACCAGTTAATACGAGAacattaaatatgatattttgaaaGTTTGATGTATTTTAAGGTTAACAATTAATCTGCTACATCATCTGACATCTCCCAGTAAGTTTATTTTCCATGAATATATAGTGTATATAAAGCGACTGCTTCACATGGGTTAGACGTGTTATGCTAGAATCATATTTGATGCATGTGTGGCAAGGATGACCATTTCTCAAGACAATGTGGACAAACCGCACCACACTATCCTAGAGCAACATAAAATGTTGGTACAAAAACAATCATTGCGTTTTAGCTACATGTGATGGCAAGCGTTTCTATTTCTTCCAAACAACAAAGACGATCTATGTCATGCACCCTAGTCTTTAAACTGAGATCTCTGATAGACGAGTAAAGGCTTAAGGAAGTTTGAGTTGAAGG
The window above is part of the Sesamum indicum cultivar Zhongzhi No. 13 linkage group LG2, S_indicum_v1.0, whole genome shotgun sequence genome. Proteins encoded here:
- the LOC105180280 gene encoding 1-aminocyclopropane-1-carboxylate oxidase 5 is translated as MAIPVIDFSKIEGDERAKTLAQIASCCEEWGFFQLINHGISEELLERVKKVASECYKLEREPGFKNSKPVQLLNELIEKKSDGKVENVDWEDVFLLSDENEDDWPSGTPSFKETMKEYRVELRKLAIKVMEVMDENLGLPKGYINKVFNGGEDEQAAFFGTKVSHYPPCPHPEKVNGLRAHTDAGGVILLFQDDEVKGLQILKDGEWIDVQPLKNAIVINIGDQIEVLSNGRYKSVWHQVFATPDGNRRSIASFYNPSLKATIEPATKSIIQKVEKEEENPSKYPKFVFGDYMSVYVEQKFLPKEPRFQAVKAI
- the LOC105180287 gene encoding NAD kinase 2, chloroplastic; translation: MATPSCYFSNNYYNYNCLCYFHMNRALVAPSVCHRLSCVGISRSGFGFVLQNSKRRRWLELGRRRFRFVVSAQLSSSLSVNIGLDSQSIYSHESSHLPWVGPLPGDIAEVEAYCRIFRAAERFHNALMDALCNPLTGECSVSYDVPPEDKSLLEDKIVSVLGCMVCLLNKGREDVLLGRSSIMNSFRDLDKTVMDDKLPPLANFRSEMKSYCESLHVALENYLTPGDDRSLNVWRKLQRLKMVCYDSGFPRGDDSPCQTLFANWNPVYLSTSKGEAQSQNSEVAFWKGSQVTEESLKWLLEKGFRTVIDLRAEIEKDNFYEAALGEAISSGKIELIKLPVEVGTAPSMEQVVQFAALVSDSSKKPIYLHSKEGRRRTSAMISRWKQYMDRISSTQRRVSNTDLRPQGTRAVEDSDFSMNFDEGKSSHNGIESLQQKSDKSYSTLGAVYNQDAPARQNQSGSPGEANNNMTTTEDTAVISGNGGIGSTTDFNEDVNPLESQLPPPDIFSRKEMSNFFRSKTISPETYFSYEQKRLEMLSALQYNYNGTILKEEANSKSSINEEQSMNGSLGSVELSSKPQTVAFTNGSFQDPTVLSSPMTHLDKTNSGVGYDRSKENGSVYTSNDLSKNATSTMVAGQNRRDADSYLSSDDENLDMLEGNMCASTTGVVRVQSRKKAEMFLVRTDGFSCTREKVTESSLAFTHPSTQQQMLLWKSTPKTVLLLKKLGHELMEEAKEVASFLHYQEKMNILVEPEVHDVFARIPGFGFVQTFYSQDTSDLHERVDLVVCLGGDGVILHASNLFRDAVPPVVSFNLGSLGFLTSHTFDDYRSDLRQVIHGNNTIDGVYITLRMRLRCEIFRNGKAMPGKIFDVLNEIVVDRGSNPYLSKIECYEHDRLITKVQGDGVIVATPTGSTAYSTAAGGSMVHPNVPCMLFTPICPHSLSFRPVILPDSARLELKIPEDARSNAWVSFDGKRRQQLSRGDSVRISMSQHPLPTVNKCDQTGDWFRSLIRCLNWNERLDQKAL